A single window of Streptomyces aquilus DNA harbors:
- a CDS encoding glycoside hydrolase family 26 protein: MDSQQRRARTGRLAFIAVATAASAALAVGPGFAAGVGAADPPAPTPAVPAAPAESSPPADPVVEPETKPAPEVPAFGAYLDYGPRGVARMAELSRWLGGTELRVGHTYLPGDRWSNIEGAPGFLDVWADWRNEKNDRMFVLNVPMLERNEDHVSDAEVRLLLRRGAAGQFDHHFRRLAERLVELNVPDTVIVLGWEMNGITYTHRCGPDPEAWKTYWNRIVTTMRSVPGQKFRFDFTPSRGRDAIAWTQCYPGDATVDIIGMDSYDQPEGLSFDQQVKEPYGLQEHVDFAKSHGKAISYPEWGLFRNGDNAEYMRRMLAWMDEHKPLYNTLTDYCPHGVWQCEDNPKASDVYRSILFGRTPGEPTTPVDPTPEPTPDPTPDPTPTTPPNCSPMDLGEWVEYWIGGKLCMRFDWWSRSR, from the coding sequence ATGGACTCACAGCAGCGAAGGGCCCGGACCGGTCGGCTGGCGTTCATCGCGGTGGCGACCGCCGCGTCCGCCGCCCTGGCCGTGGGGCCCGGATTCGCCGCGGGGGTGGGGGCCGCCGATCCGCCCGCTCCCACGCCCGCGGTCCCCGCGGCCCCGGCGGAGTCGTCCCCGCCCGCCGACCCCGTCGTCGAACCCGAGACCAAGCCGGCCCCCGAGGTGCCCGCCTTCGGCGCCTACCTCGACTACGGCCCGCGCGGAGTGGCCCGGATGGCCGAGCTCAGCCGCTGGCTGGGCGGCACCGAACTGCGCGTCGGCCACACCTATCTGCCCGGCGACCGCTGGAGCAACATCGAGGGCGCCCCCGGCTTCCTCGACGTGTGGGCGGACTGGCGCAACGAGAAGAACGACCGGATGTTCGTCCTCAACGTCCCCATGCTGGAGCGCAACGAGGACCACGTCTCCGACGCCGAGGTGCGGCTGCTGCTGCGCCGGGGCGCGGCGGGACAGTTCGACCATCACTTCCGCCGCCTCGCCGAGCGGCTGGTCGAGCTGAACGTGCCGGACACGGTGATCGTGCTCGGCTGGGAGATGAACGGCATCACGTACACCCATCGCTGCGGGCCGGACCCGGAGGCCTGGAAGACGTACTGGAACAGGATCGTCACCACCATGCGTTCGGTGCCGGGCCAGAAATTCCGCTTCGATTTCACGCCCAGCCGGGGCCGGGACGCGATTGCCTGGACGCAGTGTTATCCGGGCGACGCCACGGTCGACATCATCGGCATGGACTCGTACGACCAGCCGGAAGGTCTCTCGTTCGACCAGCAGGTGAAAGAGCCTTACGGACTTCAGGAGCACGTGGATTTCGCCAAATCCCACGGCAAGGCAATTTCCTATCCTGAATGGGGACTCTTCCGCAACGGTGACAACGCCGAATACATGCGGCGCATGCTCGCGTGGATGGACGAGCACAAGCCGCTGTACAACACGCTGACCGACTACTGCCCGCACGGCGTCTGGCAGTGCGAGGACAACCCGAAGGCGTCCGACGTCTACCGCTCGATCCTCTTCGGCCGCACTCCCGGGGAGCCGACGACGCCGGTCGACCCGACGCCCGAGCCGACCCCCGACCCCACTCCCGATCCCACCCCGACCACCCCGCCCAACTGTTCGCCGATGGACCTGGGCGAGTGGGTCGAGTACTGGATCGGCGGGAAGCTGTGCATGCGCTTCGACTGGTGGTCGCGCAGCCGGTGA